The genomic segment AGAGGTAAGAGAAACAGGAGTGAATATTGCCACACCCGAAGTATTtgggattaaaaacaaatgtcatgAAGAGGCCCGAAGTGAAGGTTGTGGAAGAGTCATCCGACTCATCAGTTTTTGTACGGCTGTGAACTCAAACGGAATCACTGTGGTATTCGGAGGAGGAACCAAGCTGTTTGTGACAAGTAAGTCCTTTGATCATCCAATTTCAAAACCTACTAACGTACAAATTTCAAGTTGAATATATTTTACCAAGTATTGTtcagtttttaatttcattttttattttaggtttgcacatttactatttatttcagtttttaccAGTGATGGCCACCATGTCTTTCTTTCaagcatagttttttttttttatctaaacttaaatttatttaaaaatcaatatatttttacattattagtGAGGTTACTTTTGATAGACAATGTACAATAATGTCtggattattatcattattcttttaaatgtcaattttcattttagtgtgttttctttgaatatattttattctGTTAACTATATTTGACCAAGTAGCTattgttcttttctttctttcttttttatttaattaaagcttttagtttaggtttggcCGGTCACTATTTATTCAAGTATTCGTCAGTGATGTCTTtgttaagtttattttttttactatgacaATGTTTTCTATAAACAATGATcttattttacaatatatttctACAATGACTAGAAAATAATAGTGAGGTTACCTCCACTATTCATAATAACATATGAACTACTtacttttataatttatttattgatctctttcattttatattttaacctttttttttttatatgaatacaaTCATGTTAGTCTGGTTATATTTGCTAtgtgcattatatatatatttatttatttagttactttcacatgaacatatttattatgtatgaaacatatatatttttaatgtttttaaatgtatagttTTATGAGTAAAATTATGAGAAACACTTCTCAGTATGAGTCTTGCACTTTGACACCCCTGCAAAATATTCCAATGTCAACCAAAATTAAGCATAagttaataactttttttgatACCGTTCAATATGTGGCTGAGTCATTTTTGTTGGATGGCATGTTTGTTGTAGTAAATAATATATGTTGTGTTATTCTTCAtttcaaatgtacaatatattttgatGAATGTTCAGTGcatgatgtacagtattttatatgTGTGGAGGGCTTCTCTGCACATTTGAACTTTAGGCCTTGAGTTGCAAAGCTAACACAAGAAAATGGATCTCAACCCTCCAGGCTCTGAGCTCCCTGCCCCCGTGGTGACAGTCTTTCCCCCGGCCAGCGACGAGCTCCAGTCCAAAAACGCCATCCTGGTCTGCGTGGCTAGTCAGTCGTCGCCATATGCAGACGTCACGTGGCTGGCTCGCGGCCTTCCAGTGAGCGGCGACGTCGTGACCGGCCTCGCGGTGCGACAAGCGGACGGCACTTACAAAATCAGCAGCTATTTGACCGTGGATACGTCCGACTGGAACACGGACGTCGCTTACACCTGCAAAGTGTCTTTGGGCTCCAAGTTTGCTGAAAACACCATCAACAAGTCCAAGTGTGTGACCTAGATGGTCAGCATGGAGTTGTGTGCTGATCAGACCAGAGCAATGTTTGCATATTTGGAGGGaatgtttagtttttctttctGCTTCGTACTTGCTAGCATGTATTAGAATTCTTCAATAAAAACATCATCCAAAGTTTTTGAATTGGTAATTACATTCAGATTGAAGCactatttttcccccctttgcTGTCGCATATCTGAACTGTTGTTTTGTGTACGTTCAGTCACCTAAATTGACAAGCGTTCTGATTGGACACAAAGCagcaataataaaatcatttctATATGTTTTGGGTGTCAcgcgcttgtaaaaacaaagacTTGAAGGTTAAACCGTCAAAATATTTGATAACAAATCTATTTGTCATTTAGtggctatttaattattttattatttactgttGCAAATGTTGAATAATAGGGCATTTTTTATGAGCaccttgagataagagtgacCCAACTTAAAAGTTTTCAGAGGTATGAGTCATTCggccatatttttgtttttacttgcgAGTGCcaacttgagatatgagtgctGTGTGGTGGCAGTGACTCAGTTCATAACAAGTAGCAGTTTGTCAGAATTTTTAATATTCttcaaaaaattcaaatgaaactttgcctgttttttttagtttttagtttagttttttaggCTTTTAACACTATTCCTAAAATATAAGTGAACTATAAACCTTTaagcatctgttttttttttttttttacggttatCGTTACTCACCGTAATGAAAGTTACCCACATCAGGGACATAGAAATACGACGTCCTGTTCGTCATTTTGAGAGATGTGCTGTTTTTCTAGATTTGTGGCCGCCTTAAGTGCTATAAAAACGGCATTTTGTCTTTCAGTTAGCATAGGTAGCCGCTGCCATGGTACAAACAGAATGGCACACGTCATCAGGCAGCGACAACCACGACAGAGAAGGGCGGGGCCGCAAAGAGAGGTTCcaaaggaataataataataataataataataataatacaaacagtTTCTTATCGAAGCTAGCTCTGTACTAATGAAGAAGCATAGATATTTGTTTTGTAACAGACTTTTAAAATTCGAAATACTTATTCAAAGCATGTACTTAGTtgaaagtaaaaagtacagactctGAAATCAATGTACTTCAGGTCAACAATTGAAGTTGTGAAGAGTGACTTGTGTGACTTCGGGCTTGTCAAGGATGGTGTTACAGCTACACTAACACTAAGAGGTGCTATAGCCCCGCCAGAAATATATCCCCATAAAGACCCTCTggcattttatttgactttctAAAATGCACAGGTATTTATAAATGATCTTGCTTCTCCAAATCTGTTACTGTCGTCGATTGTACTCTCCGGTACACGTTTGTTCATTATGCGGGTGTTTCCGCCCAAGTCCCCATGATTTCAATCAATGAAGTAAGATCTCAACCGTGGTTGTCTGTAAACTGCATCATCATCTGTGGAAGttgaaaaaactaacaaacctattttatttttaacaacgtAGGtagtaaattaaatatatacattttcaaatgtaaggagtaggaaagagaaagaaaaaagcttaAGTAAAGTAATGGAAAAATCTACCAGTgccaagtatttgtactttggtATGTGGTCAGCTGATAACGGTTAGCTGctctatttaaaataaataaataaatgaaagtacAGTACGTACAGTACGTACAGTATGTGCCACTCATTATAAAAACGGAAAATTGGATTGGAAAATAGTGCACTAATTGGCATTTTTACAGTTTGCAAAACGACAGCATAAACTCCAGTGTCTTCATATTtctaatgcattttttaaaatttactttTAAGGGTAATACTCTAATATAAGTTTTAAAGGATACTCTGAAAGAAGAAACTtattttcctttcggcttttcccttcaggggtcgccacagcaaatcagttacctccatctaaccctgtcctctgcatcatctgctctcacaccaactaccttccatgtcctctttaactacatccataaacctcctctttggtcatCCTCcagaccttctgcctggcatttggaaactcagcaaccttctgccaatatactcactatctctcctctggacatgtccaaaccatctcagtctggcctctctgactatctccaaagcctctaacatgtgctttccttctgatgtactcattcctgattctatccatcctggtcactcccaaagagaacctcagcatcttcatctctgccacctccagctctggctcctgtcttttcctccgtggcactttctccagaccaaacaagatcgctggtctcaccacagttttataaaccattccttttatttttgctgaaactctcacacacatcacacctgacaattttctccacctgttccagcctgcctgcacacgcttcttcacttctctTCCACACTCTCAATTGCTCTGTACTGTTGACGCAAAATACttcaactcctccaccttcttggtctcttctctctgtaacctcactcttccattTGGGTcgctcccattcacacacagatactccgtcttgctacagctaaccttcattcccctcctttccctggcaaacctccacgcctctagcttctcctccgcctgttccctgctctcactacagatcacaatgtcatcagcaaacatcatagtccatgtcTAACCTGTTCTGTCAttctgtccattaccatagcaaacaagaaggggctcagagctgatccctgatctagtcccacctccactttgaactcctccgtcacacctaaagcacacctcaccactgtcgtatagtcctcatacatgtcctgcaccacttgaacatacttctctgctactcatacaaaaccacagttcctctttgggcaccctgtcataagccttctccagatctacaaagacagaATGCAggtccttctgaccttctctgtacttctctatcaacatcctcaaaacaaatactgcatctgtggtactctttttttggcatgaaaccacactgctgctcacaaatgttcacctctgccctcagtctagcttcaactactctttcccatagcttcattgtgttgtTCATCAGCTTTATTACTCTGTAGTTaacacaactctgcacgtctcccttgttcttaaaaatgggcaccgtCACACTTCCCCTCCATTCCTCAGGGATCTTCTCACtctctaagatcctgttgagcaacccagtcagaaattctactgctacctcccCTAGACATGTCTGCACCTCCACAGGTACATCATCAGGAccgagtgcctttccactcttcatcctcttcaatggccttctcacttcatccttactaatctttgctacttcctggcacacaacagtcacctcttctactctccgttctctctcattttcctcatcatcaactcttcaaagtactctttccatcttcccatcacacttcttgcatctgtcaacacacttccttTATTACCCTGACCTGTTTTACATCCTTCCCATCTGTGTCTCTTTGCCtggccaacctgtatagatcagtctctcccatcttactatccaacctagcatacaagtcatcggaagccccttgtttggtatttgccacttctactttcaccctacGCTGAATTTCTCTGTATTCTTGTCTACTCttttcagtcctctcagtgtcccacttcttcttagctaacctctttctctggatccacttctgcacctcctcattccaccaccaagtctccttacccactttccttccagatgacacaccaaggactgtcctacctgtctccctgatcacatttgctgtagttgtccagtcatctggaaaaacttcctgaccatccagagacTGTCTcaactcttcctttttcagcttccaccatttcgtcctctgctctgcctctgccgtctttgtcttcctcaccaccatagtcatcctacacactaccatcctatgctaccactactttgcagtcgctgatctccttcggattacaccgtctacacaagatgtagtctacctgtgtactcctacctccactcttgtaggtcaccctatgttcctgcctcttctggaagaaagtattcacgacaggcatttccattctttttgcaaagtcaaccaccatctgtccttctgcgttcctctcctggataccaaacttgcccatcacctcctcatcacctccGTTTCCTGCGCCAATGTGTctattgaagtctgcaccaaaaactctctcacttctagggatgctctgcatcacttcatcaaggtccaaccaaaagttttccttctcctccagctcacgtcctacctgtggcgcatacccactaagaacattgatcatcacaccttcgattcctagcttcagcctcatcactctatctgacactctaTTTACCTCCAGcacgttcctaacaaactcctccttcacgataactcctactcatcatttttcttcctatctacaccatggtAGAGGAaattgaaccctgctcctaaacttctagctttgctccctttccacctggtctcctgactACTCTGAAACAAGAAAGAGCtgttaatttacatttacattcttGCAGCTGCAATTGTACAATATGCCTAATCAGAGGTGCACATAAGTGGTGTGCAGGTGCACCAGTTTCAAGTGTGTCATTCcgcatttgaatttattttgcatACTTAGGGCGCATGTGTCAATTGGCACTCTTATTGGAGCTTTGCAGAAGTAATCAGGCCAAGCGGAGAGCTAGCAACAAACTCTTAAATGAGAACAGTGTAAATGACACTGCTATTATTTTTGGTATTGCATTTTTGTCTTGCAGAATTGCTTGTTTTATTGTGCAGTTGATGCGTTTATTTTGAAGGTTACAGGAAAAGGTATCATAAACGAAGCGGTCGATGGGACTGAAGTAGAGTTGTGTCATTTGTGAAAACTTGAAAACAGAAACCGTTGTCGTGGGCCAAGTCAACATGTTAACTTCAATtgtgttaaatataaattttatgtCTTTTGGTAAGACAgaaaatgacattgtttttattattgtagtgtATCCAAAATGAGCACCAAACAGCCTTGGGTGCTCTTTTCATTGCTAATATAAATATTACTGTATCTTGCGGTTACGATTTAAACTCTTCTATACTGTAATATACTGTATCTAACTTCTATTGTAAACTATTGAACGATtcattataataaaaacaaataccgcaaaaggatttttttaaagaatatttaagAAATAAGTTTTAAGAATTATACTAAGCTGGAAGTAAATGTGACTTCGCATTGAGTGCATTATGTGATAGTTATGATCAATTCTATATTTACGATGAGATGTTAAAGAAGAAAATGGGTTGATTGGATTTCAATCAGATGAAAGTTTTGCAATAAGATGAGAGACGCAACAGAAACCGACTCTCCGCGCTCGGCTAACGAAGCATCCACTCTCTGCCGTCCCAGGATGCACCTGCAGGCCCTTTTCCCCTCGTCTTTGGCTCCATGCAAATCAAGTTTCACTTCTGTCAAATCACGCTGATCTCACTCTGACTTTGGAAGCCCCTGGCCCATCATTGCAACCACAAGTCAAAAAGTAACTCACAGACACAGGAGAACATTCTGGTGTGCAGATGACGACACTGTATATGATGTATATGAACAAATATCCATACATGTAAAGTCCGTCAAAGATAAAGAAGGTTGCTTTGAGATGGTCATATTATTGTTGCAGGTTTGAATAACTTTGGTTAAAAAATTGTGAGTTGACAAGCAACGTGTTCCTCACCTACCTCAACTGCCCTTTGCTGGATAGTCCGAAAAATCGCTTTTAGATGTGCAATTTGGAATCAATAGTCTTAATAATCAATCTGATTGTTGTTTGCATATTTCTCATGGCCTCACCGTTTCTGGTAActgtaaatggggaaaaaaagtcttgtgAATTTGACACAGCACAGAGACAAGTGTTGTTAAAAATtcagccaaatttgaatgattaaaaaaaataaaaaataaaatgaggacTTGAAATGGTGCAAAATCAAACCATTGTCTCTACCCTCAAAATGTGTGAGATTGTCCATAAAATATGCTGAATCCACACCTCACTCAACTGtttactgtcaatcaaataccactAGTGTAGTTAGCAGTACTGCCTACATGTACTAAGACAACAATGGCACTCAATCTACAATCATGTTAGGAGGTTTTAAAATTAGTCTATCATTCTAAAATAAGCATAACAAGCTAAATAGTGGGGCAAAATGTGATTGTTGACCCAACGTGATCCAAAAACATGAATAGGCAGCTCAAGTTGCTCATAGTGGGGGTGGGCCGACTTAAATGCCCAAGTGCATCACTGGCCGCTGTTTTGGTCGCGGACAAAAAATATAGACGAAAGAAATGATAACAAACAGTTTAAATGCCGTACCTTCACAATTCTGAACTACATAGTTCTCAGTCGTTATCATCCGACATCGATCAAATTAGATTAAATGTGCTTTACAaataaatttgatttgatttccctTTACAGGAAATGTGAACGAAATTGACAGTGGGACTCTTTTCTTGAACAAATCAGAATCAATGTCTTGAGTGACTTTAAtgttttttgccattttaaatacTCCTTGTAAACTGCTGGCACATTTGCATGCCGTTATATTGTGTTTTGTATATTATTCGTGGTTTCTTTCACTGTGATGTTATATTGGTGGTAAGAGGTGGATAAGGTTAAGTAAATCCCCACATACCAAATGCACAGCCTGCCACTGGTTGAATGATGACTGACGTGTAAAGCTCCCAACTACTTCCTCTTTGGCGCTTTTAAAAGCTGCAGACTCCTTCTAACTGCTTCATTGACTCGCTCGCCTGACGTTTCACCACCGCTAACAGACACCATGTTGGGGGCCATTTTCCTTCTCATCAGCGCTCTGACTTGTGAGACCATCTCGGGCATTACTCCTCCGTGTCAACATTTTCAAGTCAGGTTGTTGTtgattcttttcttcttttgacaGATGGTGACGCAGCCAAGGTGTTGACCCAGACTCCGGCGGTGATGACAGTTGCTGCAGGACAACAAGTTGTTTTCAACTGCGACATTCAGAGGGCTGAAAACTATGTGTCTTTTTATAAACATATTCCCGGAGACGCTCCTCAGTTTATTCTGTATCATTACCATTCGCTCTCCGGGCCTAGCTTTGGAACAGGATTCTCCTCAAGTCGTTTTGATGCTAAAACATCCTCAGCTACCAATTACCAGTTAATCATTAAACGGGCAGAAGCAGGAGATTCTGCTGAGTATTACTGTGGCACATGGGACAGCTCTGCTCGCGAAACTGTATCACAGTGATTTAGTGGATGACAGAAAGTGCCCATTCTTACTTCTGCTTTGTGTCGAGTCTGCGCCACATGTTGGACGTTTACACTGGAAGGAATGCTGGTTATGGGCCTGTTGGTCTTCAGCTGGCTACAAGGTCTGCAGTCCATAGTGTTCTCCACTTCAATtaccaaaagtcagctgggatatggttcaagatggatggatggatgcttccATTGGAATGAAAATAGACCTTTCAAATAGTTTAGTCAATAAAAGCTGCATGGACTTATTCCATATCTGATCCAGGTGGAGAAAATATTTTGGCCATGGAAATTTCAATCACATGGACCATGTTCAGAAGCCTCAACGTTAGCAGCGTTATTGTTTCTACATGGCCAACATTCATCTTCAAGACGCTCCATGAAATGGACGTTTCCATCAGGGTGACAACTTGGCTGATATGTTGACTTCCACCAACACCAAAGTAGAGGTAAGAAAAACAGGAGTGAATATTGCCACCCCAGAAGTATTtgggattaaaaacaaatgtcatgAAGAGGCCCGAAGTGAAGGTTGTGGAAGAGTCATCCGACTCATCAGTTTTTGTACGGCTGTGAACTCAAACGGAATCACTGTGGTATTCGGAGGAGGAACCAAGCTGTTTGTGACAAGTAAGTCCTTTGATCATCCAATTTCAAAACCTACCAACGTACAAATTTCAAGTTGAATATATTTTACCAAGTATTGTTCAGTTTTTaatttcatcttttattttaggtttgcacatttactatttatttcagttttggCTAGTGATGGCCACCATGTCTTTCTTTCaagcatagtttttttttttaatcttaacttaaatttatttaaaagtcAATATATTTTCTCTTGATAGACAATATACAATAATGTCtggattattatcattatttttttaaatgtcaattttcatttttgtgtgttttctttgaatatattttattctGTTAAATGTATTTGACCAAGTagctattgtttttttctttatttcttttttatttaattatagcttttagtttaggtttggcCGGTCACTATTTATTCAAGTATTCGTCAGTGATGTCTTTCCACGTGAGACTATgttaagttgacttttttttactatgacAATGTTTTCTATAAACAATAATcttattttacaatatatttctACAATGACTAGAAAATAATAGTGAGGTTACCTCCACTATTCATAATAACATATTAACTACTTACTTTAATAACATATTTATTGAtctctttcattttatattttatatttcaacctttttttttaatttatatgaaTACAATCATGTTAGTCTGGTTACATTTGCTAtgtgcattatatatatatatatatatatttatttatttatttagttactttcacatgaatatatttattatatatgaaacatatttattatgtttttaaatgtatagttTTATGAGTAAAATTATGAGAAACACTTCTCAGTATGAGTCTTGCACTTTGGCACCCCTGCAAAATATTCCGATGTCAACCAAAATTAAGCATTAGTTAATAACTTTTTTGATACCGTTCAATATGTGGCTGAGTCATTTTTGTTGGATGGCATGTTTCTTGTAGTAAATAATATATGTTGTgttattcttaatttaaaatatacaatatattttgaTGAATGTTCAGTGcatgatgtacagtattttatatgTGTGGAGGGCTTCTCTGCACATTCGAACTTTAGGCCTTGAGTTGCAAAGCTAACACAAGAAAATGGATCTCAACCCTCCAGGCTCTGAGCTCCCTGCCCCCGTGGTGACAGTCTTTCCCCCGGCCAGCGACGAGCTCCAGTCCAAAAACGCCATCCTGGTCTGCGTGGCTAGTCAGTCGTCGCCATATGCAGACGTCACGTGGCTGGCTCGCGGCCTTCCAGTGAGCGGCGACGTCGTGACCGGCCTGGCGGTGCGACAAGCGGACCGCACTTACAAAATCAGCAGCTATTTGACCGTGGATACGTCCGACTGGAACACGGACGTCGCTTACACCTGCAAAGTGTCTTTGGGCTCCAAGTTTGCTGAAAAAACCATCAACAAGTCCAAGTGTGTGACCTAGATGGTCAGCATGGAGATGTGTGCTGGTCAGACCAGATCAATGTTTGCATATTTGGAGGGAGtgtttagtttttctttctGCTTTGTACTTGCTAGTATGTATTAGAATTCTTCAATAAAAACATCATCCAAAGTTTTTGTATTGGTAATTACATTCAGATTGAagcactacccccccccccccccccccttgctgTCGCATATCTGAACTGTTGTTTTGTGTACGTTCAGTCACCTAAATTGACGAGCCTTCTGATTGGACATAATGCAGCAACAATAAAATCATTTCTATGTGTTTTGGGTGTCAtgcgcttgtaaaaacaaagacTTGAAGGCTAAACCGTCAAAATATTTgataacaaatatatttgtcatttaATGGCTATTTAattcttttattatttactgttgcaaatgttgaaaaatagggcatttttttcatgagcaccttgagataagagtgacCCAACTTACAAGTTTTCAGAGGTATGAGTCATTCGGCCATGATATTACTAATTACTAATATTACTGCTGAGGAGATGTGACGTCGcctttttcaatttatatttctgtctgtctcatactgcccccaggtggccaaggcatgAACACCAGAATGACGTACACACTTGCACTGACGTGAATgataaaatgtgacaaaaaaaggtttaattctaataattattttatggctgaatattttttgtttgttttttaagtaaaaagcaTATTATAGCAAGTAATACATCATTCATTGATTACAAATGCATTACAGTTTTTTGGGGAGGAGAGTCTGgaatggattttattttaatgaggaaaattaTTTGAGGAAAATTATTTGAGAATAGTTTTGAGCAACCAGTGTAGACAAGGAATGAATCAAAAGCTTCACTCAAGGAACCACTGTAATGCATGTGAAATCGTACAGTTGTCATGGCAATTCATataataaaccaatt from the Vanacampus margaritifer isolate UIUO_Vmar chromosome 10, RoL_Vmar_1.0, whole genome shotgun sequence genome contains:
- the LOC144059058 gene encoding immunoglobulin lambda-1 light chain-like, with translation MLGAIFLLISALTYGDAAKVLTQTPAVMTVAAGQQVVFNCDIQRAENYVSFYKHIPGDAPQFILYHYHSLSGPSFGTGFSSSRFDAKTSSATNYQLIIKRAEAGDSAEYYCGTWDSSARETVFGGGTKLFVTSSELPAPVVTVFPPASDELQSKNAILVCVASQSSPYADVTWLARGLPVSGDVVTGLAVRQADRTYKISSYLTVDTSDWNTDVAYTCKVSLGSKFAEKTINKSKCVT